The genomic region ATTTTTTTTTCATTTTTCAGTTTTGACCATTTGCGAAAATTACTCCCCTATCTACTGATAGCCGGTTTTATCTTCCTGTTGCTCCCGTTTATTCCCGGCATTGCTTCGCCGCGGAATGGTGCTAATCGCTGGATCTCTATCGGTGGTTTTAGTTTACAACCATCGGAATTTATCAAGCTTCTGCTCATTATCTTTCTTGCAAATTTCTTCGATAAAAAAGCTGATCAATTGGATGTACCGCTGATTGCCATACTGCCGCCTTTTTTTATTACATCGATATTCGTATTGCTAGTATACCTTGAAAACGATTTTTCTAGTGCAATTTTTCTAATACTTATATTCATGGTCATGTTTTTTGCTGCAGGAGGATCGCTGCTTTGGTTCCTTAAAGGACTGATTATTACCATCCCTTGTGCGGTACTTATGGTTGCTACCTCCACCTACCGGATGAAGCGCGTGCTCTCTTTTATTTCCCCCGATAGCGATCCACTCGATACAGGGTATCAAATCAATGCAGCCCTCGAAGCACTTGCCGGCAGCGGCCTTTACGGTACGGGAATAGGGAACGGCGTACATAAAATTTCAAGTGTCCCCGAAATATACTCCGATTTTATTTTTGTCGCATGGGCGGAGGAAATGGGTTTTTTAGGCGTATGCGGATATCTTGTACTTTTGCTTACCTTTACTGCAGTAGGTTATTTAATTGCATTTTCCTGTAAGAACAGGTTCGGCTGCTATATTGCCTTCGGAGCAGCCTCCTCAATCGTCCTTCAATCTTTTTTAAACTTAGGAGTCGTTGTCCGCCTACTGCCCGCAACCGGTATTCCACTCCCCTTTTTCTCATTCGGAGGATCTTCACTCATTACCAGTCTTTGCCTATGCGGACTGATTATCAATGTTTCAAGCTATTCAAAAAGGAGCGTCTCACATGTCTGATATTATCGGTTTACAAAACCATGCTTACACAGAATTGCAGCAATCACCTCAAACCGTTAAAAAAACAAAAGGGAAGCAGCTCCTTAAAATTATCATTTTAGTGATGTTGTTATTTTTGGCGGGTGACTCCGTTTATTATCTTTTTATCTTGCCTTTTAATTCGACGGCAAAGATACAGTTTTCCGGAATCGACACCGTTCTCGAAGCGGATCTAAAAAAAGCAGCGGGCATTACCGGCACGGAAAAGTGGGGAAAGATCGATAAAGATGTGTTATTGCATCGGATTGCAAGTTATCCGCTCGTTGCGGAAGTACACGTACTTAAAAAATATCCGGACAAGGTTCTGATTGAAATAACCGAACGGAAGCCGGTAGGCGTATTACTCGCAACTGTTGGCGACCGAACTATCCCGATGGAAATAGATAGAACAGGAACAGTGTTTAAAGCAGCATCCAAGAAAGAGCCGCAAGAGTTACCCATTATCAGCGGTCTCTCTTTTCAAACTATACGGGCGGGAATGAAGGTGCATAAGCAGCTTGTGCCGTTATTTAGACAGCTGGATCTTTTGCAGAAGAAAAATCCGGCCTTACTCAGCGAAATTTCCGAAATGAAGATTGAACAGAAAAAATACGGAGGTTTTGACCTTATCCTCTATCCGGTGCGAACTCAAGTTAAAGTACGTGCAGACAGTACATTGAATGAGGATCGATTGCAGTATATGATGTTAACGTTGGATGTCATACGGGAACTTGATCTGAGTTCAAAGATTGAGGAGTTGGATGTACGGGCAGGAACCGCTTCCTACCGTTTAAGAGGTGAAGCCAATGAGTGATATCATAGTCGGATTGGATATAGGTACCAGCGCAATCAGAGCTGTTGTCGCTGAAAAACTGGAAACAGGCGTTCTGCAAATTATCGGCGTGGGCACCGGCATTTCCGAAGGCTTACGGAAAGGAACCGTCGTTAATATCGAAAAAACCGTACAGGGAATTCACGAGGCAGTGGAAGCCGCAGAGATGATGTCCGGCGTGGAAATTACGCACTGCATTACGGGAATCGGCGGCACCCACATTGAAGGACTTAATTCCCGCGGTATTGTCGCCGTTACCGATAAAGGAAAAGGAAATCGGGAAATAGACCAACAGGATATCGACCGCGTTATAGAAGCTGCAAAGGCTGTTGTTATTCCGATGGATAGGCGTGTCATGCACGTAATTCCTCAATCATATATCGTCGACGATCAGCGCGGTATTGCGGATCCGCACAACGTAATCGGTGTCCGTATCGAAGCGGAGGTGCATATTATTACCGGATCGGTTACCTGCATCAAAAATATCGTCGACTGTGTGAAGCGTGCCAATTTGCAAGTTGACACACCGATGTATCACGGGTTAGCCGCTGTAGAATCCGTTATGACGCAGGAAGAACAAGATCTCGGATCGGTACTCATCGATATCGGAGGAGGCACTACCGATATTGTGGTGATGTCGGGCGGAGCGCCGATACTTACGACCGTGCTGCCCGTAGGCGGAGGTCATGCGACAAACGATTTGGCAATTGTAAAAGGGCTTTCAACCGAGACCGCAGAAAAGCTCAAGATAACCGACGGATGCTGTTGGCAGCCGCTTTTGGAAGATAATAAATCGGTACTGATTTCCGCTCCGGGCGGACGGGCACCGATACAGATTGAAAAAGCGGATATATGCGATATTCTGCAAGCCCGAATGGCGGAAATTTTTACGATGGTAAAGGATAAAATAAGCCCTGCAATCGCTACGAACCGATTTGCAGGTAACGTTATCCTCTGCGGCGGCGGTTCGCTTATGCAGGGTGCTACGGAGCTTGCTTCCGAAATTTTCGATACCCCCGCCGTCAGATTAGGTATTCCGGGAACCTTCGGCGGTTTAACCGGAGAATACCGCAGTCCCGAATTTGCCGCCGTACTCGGACTGATTTTATCGCAGTACAAACAGCGGGCAGCTTCCGGTGAAGAAACGAAAAAAATGGAAGCAGAACAGGGTAAAATTATCGGTAAACTCAAAGACTTTTGGAAAAATCTATTTTAATATAGAAGGGGAGGGAACATATATGGATTACCAAGTAATGCAGCAAAATGAACTGTTACCGGTTAATCCCACCGTTATTAAAGTAATCGGCGCGGGAGGAGGCGGTTCGAATGCAGTTAATAGGATGTTGGAGTGCAACATACAGTACGTCGATTTTATCGTTGCCAATACCGACGTACAGGCGCTTAATTATTCAAAAGCACCGATGAAATTAGTGATCGGATCAAAGTTAACCGGAGGACTCGGTGCCGGTGGAAAACCTGACATAGGTGAAAAAGCCGCTATGGAAGATACCGAAATTATTGCGAATGCAGTCCGCGGTGCACACATGGTGTTTATCACCGCCGGCATGGGCGGCGGCACCGGTACCGGTTCGGCGCCGGTTATCGCAAAGATAGCCCGTGATCAGGGTGCCCTAACGGTTGGTGTCGTTACCAAACCATTTGCTTTTGAAGGGCGTGCAAAGATGCGTACCGCCGAAGCAGGAATTGAAAAACTTCGCCAAAACGTCGATACGCTAGTCGTCATCCCAAATCAGCATTTATTAAACCTTGTAGACAGTAAGCAGACGATAAAAGACGCATTCGTCATGGCGGATGACGTGCTGCGCCGTGCAGTACAAGGCATTGCCGATATTATTACAAAAAACGGATTGGTCAATATAGACTTCGCGGATGTCCGCTCAACGATGGCCGGTCAGGGTGATGCACTCATGGGTGTCGGCACCGGATCGGGAGAAAATCGAGCGGTGGATGCGGCAACCAATGCCATCAACAACCCGCTTTTGGAAGATTCGCATATCGAAGGCGCAACACGAATACTGGTGAATATCTACGCAGCGGAGATGCCTTCTACCATAGAAGTCAACGATATTATGGAAATCGTTACAGCAAACGCCAACCCCGATGTAGAAACTATCCACGGTATTACCGTCGACGAAACCGACGAGGCCATGAAAGATAAAATCACCGTAACGGTCATTGCAACAGGTTTCCCAACCGATACGGATCCGATTCCGAATCTTATGCAAAAGCAGGGACAGCCCACAGGGGCAACAGCTCAACCTGAACCGCTCCATACGTCGTTTTTACAAAACGATTTTATTTCAGCAAGCGAATGGGCAAAGCTGCAAACACCGCAACAGCCTACCCTACCCGGTCTCGGCCCGCGGAATGCAGGAATACCGGCAGCCCCGCCGCCCCAACCGGCAATGGCCGAAACTCCACGCCAGCCTATCCGTGTGCAGCTCCCCGGCGCTAATACGGATTTGGATGTGCCGGCCTACATACGCAACAAACCCTTTTAAAAATATGCGGGCATCTACGTTGTCGCATCATGAAAAGTGTACATCCTTGTACCTCTCTACCGATGTACGTCCATGTACATCAGTAGAGGACAAGTTTTGTTCCAAAACTTGTTTCTGACTTATTCCCCGCCCATCCTTGGGCGCATTAATGGCGAGTTTCGGCACGCCGAAACATCGCTTCTGATGGAACCAGCGGCATCCGTGCCGCTTCTGAAACTAGTATTCAACGTATCAGAACGAACAGGGATGTTCGTGCTTATAAGCAGTAGCGAGTTTGCACCGCAAACTCGTCGTTAAAAAGCGTACACGGATGTACGCTTTTTAACAGTCTATTTTTAAAAGGCTAACGGAAGGGCTAGGTGTAAAATTTATGACCACCTTTAATCATATAAGAGCTTAATATCTCGGCGCTCTGCGTCGGAGTTGTTGATTCCAGTCTTTTTGTGCAAAATTTTGGATAAAATTTTGCACAATTTATTTTAAAAGAAGGATAAGCACACTAGACAAATTACTCAAAATCGCAGAATAAGAGAGATTGTTTAAAGGCAGTTAGATGTAATTACCATGAATTGGGAAAAGTCTAGAATTTTTACAATATTTCTGATATGGTACCGCCGATTATGACTAAAAAACTAACCTCGAATCGTCTGTTATATATCTTAAATGCCGGAATGGTGACCTTTGCAATGGTAATGAATATCAAAGCAGCTATTCCGTACGTATCTGTTATACCGTATATGAGCTTCATCAAAGCAGCGCTGAATGCTTTCTGCGTGTGTCTTTCCATTATTCTTATCATCCATCCTGAAAGAAAGCTATTAACCTATATCGTCTTTTTTGCCGAAGCAGGCAATGCTGCTCTTGTCGGATTTATAGGCATTGGAACTTCGCTGTTCTGCATAGGGATTGTCTTATGCTTTATAAACGGAGAATTTGCTGTCAACCGCAGAAGAAAAGTGATTATGCTCAGCATTTACTGGGCGCTTGTTATTGTAACAATCTGGCCTGTCCTCGGCTTTATATTTGTTATATTCGAAATTTTAGGGACGCTATTCGGGCTTACCGCATGCATCGCGCTTTATCAAAAACTCGAAGGAAAGCTTTCGTATCTTTTGCTGCCGGAGGAAACGGTAATGGCCACAATTACGCTGCCGCCTAAAGGTTCAACCTTAAAATTATCGGATTATGAGCTTTCGGAACGACAAATCGCATTTATCCTTGGTTCGATTAAACAAGGTGAAACCTACGAAGTACTGGGCAATCGGTATTATGTAAGCACTTCTGTCGTAAAAAAGGATATGGCGGCAGCCTGTAAGTATTTCGGCGTTGCAAACCGAGAAGCCCTGCGGATTTTACTGTTGCAATATAAGTTGGAATAAAGCCTCTCTCCCCTAACGCTCCGCGCCAAGGGAGAAAATCGCTCCTTTTTTAAAAACACATCCGTTACTTGATGATATAGGTTATATTATATATTCCCTTATATTGATTGACCGGAGAGATTAGTTATTCGCTTGGTTTACCGCTTGATATTTTTCCTCCTGTTTGGAAACAATGAGCGTACCGACCACATCGCCTGTTACATTGATACAGGTTCTTCCCATATCAAGCAGTGCGTCTATTCCGAGAATCATGGCGTAAGCCGCTGCTACGGCAGAACCTTCGGTGAGTTTTAAACCGCAGGAGTCGAGCACCATCAGCAGCATAATAGCACCCGAACCCGGAACACCCGCAGTGCCGACGGCCGCCAGTGTCGCTGTAAGCACCACGGTAATCTGCTGTGAAAGACTCAACGGAGAACCGATTGCATAACCGATAAACATCGCGCAAACGCCGAGATAGATGGCAGTACCGTTCATATTAATTGTCGCTCCGAGTGGCAGCGTAAACGAAGAAATACTGCGCGGAATCCCCAAATTTTCTTCTGCAACGCGCATAGTAACCGGCAACGTGCCCGATGACGAACGAGTTACAAATGCAGTGATCATAATCTCATGAATCTTCTTAAAAAAGGTTATCGGAGAAACCTTTGATGCGGCAAGGATGGCACCATACACTGCAATCGTTTGTACGACAAATCCGAGATAGGCGCACAGCGTTACCATTAAAAGAGGCCCTATTGCCTGCGGTCCCTGTTGAGCAAACACGATGGAAATTAGAACGAATACGCCGATAGGCGCGTATTGCATAATTCCGCCGACGATTTTATACATTGCCTCTGCCGCTCCATTACAGCCGAAAAACACGGTATCGCCGCTTTTTCGAAGCAATTCGTCTTTTGAACCGCGAACAAAAGAAACGGCAAAACCGAACAACATTGCAAATAATATAATGGGCAGCATATCCCCTTGCGCAAGGGCTTCCATCGGATTGGTGGGGATCATTTTTAAGAGGATTTGATTCATTGCAGGTGCTTCACTGATCTTCGCCTTTGCAGCCGCCGAACCGATAACCGAAAAACCGAAGCCGGGACGCAACAGATTGGCAAATACAAGCCCGACGAATACGGCAAGCGCACTGGTTAATAAATAGTAGATAATAATTTTTACGCCGATCCGCCCCAACTTTGCCGGTTCAATACTAGCCGAACCGCAAATAATGGAAAATAATACGACAGGCACAACAATCATTTTCAGCAATCGAATAAATACATCGCCGAAAAATTTTGTATACGTTACGTACGGTTGTACTGCATCGGGGAAAAAACCGAGTACGATACCGGTAATTGCACCGAGTATCAACGCACCGAGAATTCGTTTTAGCAAATTTGAATCCAGATACAGCCTTAATACATTTTTTTTCATCATGAACCTCCTTTAATTACTGCGAGATAGCTTTAAAACCAAAAAATTTGGAAGCATCCCGATAGTATGATTTTATTATACCCCCTATCAGAGCTAAATGCAAACAAATTTTAAGGTAGCCTGTTTTGCGACGGTAGTTTCGGAGCAACATAAATACAGGGAATCTCTACAAACAGCAGGCACATCGACTCGTTTTGTAAGGAAATGGTTTATCATACCCGCTAGCGCAAATCGCGAATCATTTTTTACTTTAACATTTTACTCTGACGTTATACTTGACCTCACATTACGAACTTATTATCCTAGATATCTCGAAGAATACGGAAGCCGTAATACAGCACCGCCATATAGACGTCGCATATGAAAAACGGAATACAACATATTTTTTCGTAACGGTGTTCGACCTTCTTATGTTTACTATAGTTAATCAAATAGGAGATAATATGATAAAGAACAGTATTGCAGCAGGGATCCTGCTCGTTGTTTTGAGTATGGCCGGATTGTATGCACAATCGCAAAAACCGCAGCCAGAACCGTACTTAACCGAAAAAGCCGTAAAAGGGCTTATCAAAAATCACGAAAAGCTGCTTGAAAGCCTCAATACCATTCTGGACGGCGAGGATTCTAAAGAAAGGCAATGGTTTGAATCCTTTCAGGCTGCTCTGGGAGAAGATACCAATCCGGCGGCTTTCCTGAAAAAGAATCCGACGCCGAAAAAACTGCAAGCACTTTTCCGGAAGTATGGGCTCGACGGAAAAACAGGACTATTGCAAATCATGGTGATTGCCTATGCCGCTTTGAATTCCGAATATGGGGCTATTCCTCTTGAAATTCATCCGGATGATTTGAAACTCGTACAAAAATACCATACGGAACTGTCTGAATTACTCAAGCCCATACCGGTTGAAACGGAAAGCGATACAGGTGATCAATAAAAAACACGGTTACAAAATCAGCAGTCGAAAGCATTAGCTTATCACACTCATTTTATGCTATTTTAGTAATTACAATTCGAGGAGATCATATATGACCATTGTACAAGTTAAGAATTTGCGCAAAACCTATCCCTTAGGGAAGGTTTTGGTAGAAGCAGTAAAAGGAATTAATTTTTCCATCGATAGCGGGGAATTTGTTTCCATTTCCGGACCGTCCGGCTCAGGGAAATCCACTACGCTCAACATGATTGGCTTGATCGATACGCCGACCTCCGGTGAGCTTATCATAAACGGAGAAACAATTTATCAAGAAAAAGACTTTACCTCTCTTTCCAAACGGAAAAACAAGGGCTTAAAAATTCCGCCGAAGCTCGACAAGCGGATCACTCAGCTGCGCCACGAGTATCTGGGCTTTATCTTTCAATCCTTTAACCTGATTCCTGTTTTGGATGTATACGAAAACATCGAGTTTCCCCTTTTGTTCGGTAAGGCAAAAGAAAGCAAAGAAAAGAGTAAGGAATGGATTGAGCACCTCATTGAAAAGGTCGGATTGAGCGAATGGACGCACCATAAATCGAACGAGCTTTCAGGCGGTCAGCGGCAGCGCGTTGCTATTGCCCGTGCCTTGGTTACAAAACCTGCATTGGTGCTTGCCGACGAACCCACTGCAAACCTCGATTCCAAAACCGGCGATCAGATTCTTGCACTGATGAAGGACATGAGCCGCGAGTTTAATACCACCTTTATCTTCTCTACCCACGATGCAAAAATCGTCAATATGACCGACCACCGCATTAAAATCTTAGACGGAAATGTCGTCGAGGACACGAAGGTTAATGGGTAATGGGTAATTATGATTTATCCGACGGAAGTGCGGTATTTACATGATTATGAATTAAATTGAAGAGGATATAATGAATAAAACGATTTTTAAGTTGGCGTTGAAAAATCTTTTTTCGCATAAGACAAAGACGCTGATTATTATGATTTTGATCGGGCTTGGCAGCTTTTTGGTGGTGTTGGGACTCGGGGTGCTGAATTTCGCCGAAAAGCAAACAAAGAATGTATGCGAGAGCGATTTTTGCGGCGATATTTTTATTACCGGAAAACCCTCCGATAAAGACGTGAATGTAACAATTGCCGGTGCATATAAAAATGTCAATACGGGGAAATTGCCTTCGATGCCGTATCTATCAAAGATAGAAAAAATTGAGGCAAAGTTACATGACATGCCGGAAGCTTCTGTGTTTACGCGGGGAATGGTTGTCGGGTATGGTATGCTGCGTCCGGCTGACCTTTCCGACACGTGGGAGCCTAAGGGTGAAAACTTTTCGTATATGCCGTATGCCACGACACTCGGTATTGAGCCTTCTTCTTACAAAAAAACATTCGAGACAATCAAAGTGTATGAAGGTGAATTTCCCGATTCCGACGGTGCGGAATTTATCCTGCTGCCGCAAAAGGTAAAAGAAAAGTACGAGAAATATTATGAACGGGAATTGCATGTTGGAGATGAAGTTGTGGTGATGAGCTTTGGAGAAAAAGCAAAGCTGCGCAAAATAAGAGTGAGCGGTTTTTTTACCTTTGCACATCCCGATACGGCAATTCAGGCGGTACTGTATACGGATATCAACAGTGCGCGTATGCTTGCCGGTGTAACGATGGGTGCTCGTACCGTTACGGAAATTCCTAAGTCAATCGATTTAAGCCTTGCAGAGAAAAGCGAAGACGACTTGTTCTCCGATGATGCAGTCGGTGTTACCGAAGAGGCGGAAAGCATCACTGAAAAAAAAGCGACTGCGGAAGAGTTGGAAAATATTTTAGGCAGTACGGAGCTGCGCAATCAGCTCAATATGGCGGACACCGATGCATGGCACTTTGTAACGGTTAAGCTGAAGGATCCTTCAAAAACATCCCGGGTGATTGCAGATTTGAATAAATGGTTTGCAGAAGAAGGTCTTATAGCACAAGCGCTTCCGTGGGATAAAGCAGTGGTGCAGTATGCTGCTGCGATTAAGATGACACGGACGCTGATGATTGCGGTGCTGGTATTGCTTGCCGTTGTGGTGCTCATCGTCATTATGAATACGCTTGTCGTTTCTGTGATGGAGCGGACGGCAGAAATCGGTACGATGCGTGCCATCGGAGCAAAGCGTTCCTTTGTCAGGCGGCTCTTTTATACGGAGTCGTTTTTACTTTCGTGCGTTGGGGCTCTGTGCGGGATTGCTCTT from Treponema vincentii harbors:
- the ftsA gene encoding cell division protein FtsA; amino-acid sequence: MSDIIVGLDIGTSAIRAVVAEKLETGVLQIIGVGTGISEGLRKGTVVNIEKTVQGIHEAVEAAEMMSGVEITHCITGIGGTHIEGLNSRGIVAVTDKGKGNREIDQQDIDRVIEAAKAVVIPMDRRVMHVIPQSYIVDDQRGIADPHNVIGVRIEAEVHIITGSVTCIKNIVDCVKRANLQVDTPMYHGLAAVESVMTQEEQDLGSVLIDIGGGTTDIVVMSGGAPILTTVLPVGGGHATNDLAIVKGLSTETAEKLKITDGCCWQPLLEDNKSVLISAPGGRAPIQIEKADICDILQARMAEIFTMVKDKISPAIATNRFAGNVILCGGGSLMQGATELASEIFDTPAVRLGIPGTFGGLTGEYRSPEFAAVLGLILSQYKQRAASGEETKKMEAEQGKIIGKLKDFWKNLF
- a CDS encoding ABC transporter permease; this encodes MNKTIFKLALKNLFSHKTKTLIIMILIGLGSFLVVLGLGVLNFAEKQTKNVCESDFCGDIFITGKPSDKDVNVTIAGAYKNVNTGKLPSMPYLSKIEKIEAKLHDMPEASVFTRGMVVGYGMLRPADLSDTWEPKGENFSYMPYATTLGIEPSSYKKTFETIKVYEGEFPDSDGAEFILLPQKVKEKYEKYYERELHVGDEVVVMSFGEKAKLRKIRVSGFFTFAHPDTAIQAVLYTDINSARMLAGVTMGARTVTEIPKSIDLSLAEKSEDDLFSDDAVGVTEEAESITEKKATAEELENILGSTELRNQLNMADTDAWHFVTVKLKDPSKTSRVIADLNKWFAEEGLIAQALPWDKAVVQYAAAIKMTRTLMIAVLVLLAVVVLIVIMNTLVVSVMERTAEIGTMRAIGAKRSFVRRLFYTESFLLSCVGALCGIALAIIAGLIFNALGIRLPNETMAVMFGGYKIQTAISPVAVLSTLAAMLAAGVIANWYPVGLALKISPLEAINK
- the ftsW gene encoding putative lipid II flippase FtsW, yielding MTQHTITVEKNINRDRYSFTFILLVLIMVGVGIAVLYSGSLHYAERFFDDPSYFVVRQFRNLLVGCIGLIFFSFFSFDHLRKLLPYLLIAGFIFLLLPFIPGIASPRNGANRWISIGGFSLQPSEFIKLLLIIFLANFFDKKADQLDVPLIAILPPFFITSIFVLLVYLENDFSSAIFLILIFMVMFFAAGGSLLWFLKGLIITIPCAVLMVATSTYRMKRVLSFISPDSDPLDTGYQINAALEALAGSGLYGTGIGNGVHKISSVPEIYSDFIFVAWAEEMGFLGVCGYLVLLLTFTAVGYLIAFSCKNRFGCYIAFGAASSIVLQSFLNLGVVVRLLPATGIPLPFFSFGGSSLITSLCLCGLIINVSSYSKRSVSHV
- the ftsZ gene encoding cell division protein FtsZ, which gives rise to MDYQVMQQNELLPVNPTVIKVIGAGGGGSNAVNRMLECNIQYVDFIVANTDVQALNYSKAPMKLVIGSKLTGGLGAGGKPDIGEKAAMEDTEIIANAVRGAHMVFITAGMGGGTGTGSAPVIAKIARDQGALTVGVVTKPFAFEGRAKMRTAEAGIEKLRQNVDTLVVIPNQHLLNLVDSKQTIKDAFVMADDVLRRAVQGIADIITKNGLVNIDFADVRSTMAGQGDALMGVGTGSGENRAVDAATNAINNPLLEDSHIEGATRILVNIYAAEMPSTIEVNDIMEIVTANANPDVETIHGITVDETDEAMKDKITVTVIATGFPTDTDPIPNLMQKQGQPTGATAQPEPLHTSFLQNDFISASEWAKLQTPQQPTLPGLGPRNAGIPAAPPPQPAMAETPRQPIRVQLPGANTDLDVPAYIRNKPF
- a CDS encoding ABC transporter ATP-binding protein; this encodes MTIVQVKNLRKTYPLGKVLVEAVKGINFSIDSGEFVSISGPSGSGKSTTLNMIGLIDTPTSGELIINGETIYQEKDFTSLSKRKNKGLKIPPKLDKRITQLRHEYLGFIFQSFNLIPVLDVYENIEFPLLFGKAKESKEKSKEWIEHLIEKVGLSEWTHHKSNELSGGQRQRVAIARALVTKPALVLADEPTANLDSKTGDQILALMKDMSREFNTTFIFSTHDAKIVNMTDHRIKILDGNVVEDTKVNG
- a CDS encoding dicarboxylate/amino acid:cation symporter; the protein is MKKNVLRLYLDSNLLKRILGALILGAITGIVLGFFPDAVQPYVTYTKFFGDVFIRLLKMIVVPVVLFSIICGSASIEPAKLGRIGVKIIIYYLLTSALAVFVGLVFANLLRPGFGFSVIGSAAAKAKISEAPAMNQILLKMIPTNPMEALAQGDMLPIILFAMLFGFAVSFVRGSKDELLRKSGDTVFFGCNGAAEAMYKIVGGIMQYAPIGVFVLISIVFAQQGPQAIGPLLMVTLCAYLGFVVQTIAVYGAILAASKVSPITFFKKIHEIMITAFVTRSSSGTLPVTMRVAEENLGIPRSISSFTLPLGATINMNGTAIYLGVCAMFIGYAIGSPLSLSQQITVVLTATLAAVGTAGVPGSGAIMLLMVLDSCGLKLTEGSAVAAAYAMILGIDALLDMGRTCINVTGDVVGTLIVSKQEEKYQAVNQANN
- a CDS encoding cell division protein FtsQ/DivIB, yielding MSDIIGLQNHAYTELQQSPQTVKKTKGKQLLKIIILVMLLFLAGDSVYYLFILPFNSTAKIQFSGIDTVLEADLKKAAGITGTEKWGKIDKDVLLHRIASYPLVAEVHVLKKYPDKVLIEITERKPVGVLLATVGDRTIPMEIDRTGTVFKAASKKEPQELPIISGLSFQTIRAGMKVHKQLVPLFRQLDLLQKKNPALLSEISEMKIEQKKYGGFDLILYPVRTQVKVRADSTLNEDRLQYMMLTLDVIRELDLSSKIEELDVRAGTASYRLRGEANE